In one Lolium rigidum isolate FL_2022 chromosome 3, APGP_CSIRO_Lrig_0.1, whole genome shotgun sequence genomic region, the following are encoded:
- the LOC124696290 gene encoding putative receptor protein kinase ZmPK1 codes for MTTYTLLLVLTVLAVGRAGPQRDRDSLPRGSSIAVEDHASDVLVSPNGAFACGFHAVSPTVFTFSVWFARSAVADRAVVWSAAAGPTARRVVHSQGSRLALDGRRGALVLTDYDGEVVWNSTARDGAARARLRDTGSLAVEDARGAVLWQSFDHPTDTLLPAQTVGANGLVSSGRLLAPGHYGFRFSDYAMLSLVYDDGGQVSSIYWPNPYFSYWQNSRKIYNFSRQAGFDSSGHFLASDNATFDAADLGAAGVTRRLTLDTDGNLRMYSLDARGNTWSVSWMAFPNPCIIHGVCGANAVCLYTPSPSCVCAPGHDRADRSDWSRGCRPTFGNPTGVARDHVKFVELPHTDFWGFDLNNSEFLSLDACQAQCVGEPSCVVFQYKQGKGECYPKSLMFNGRTFPGMPGAAYIKVPADFDVPAANVHQWQTDGISGLATDEDIARCQGGAGLPPEFLLNVSSTARASSSQRKSLWFYFYGFLSAFLVIEVFVIAFGCWLFSKKGILSRPSELLAVEEGYRMITSHFRAYTYSELQRATRKFRSHGGSGIVYKGVLDDERTVAVKVLQDVSQSEEVFQAELSAIGRIYHMNLVRMWGFCSEGVHRILVYEYVDNGSLANVLFQSSGKLLGWKQRFNIALGVAKGLAYLHNECLEWIIHCDMKPENILLDDEMEPKITDFGLAKLLNRDGSDSGLSRIRGTRGYMAPEWISSLPVTEKVDVYSYGVVLLELMKGRRVSDWVVDGAQGLETDVRAVVKMIVDRSKLDDVGWILDLVDERLDGQFNHVQAKMIAQLAISCLEEDRNKRPGMKNVVQMLISADDESRGHQYPDI; via the coding sequence ATGACCACCTATACTCTGCTTCTTGTACTCACCGTCCTCGCGGTCGGGCGGGCGGGGCCGCAGCGCGACCGCGACAGCCTGCCGCGTGGTTCCTCGATCGCCGTCGAGGACCACGCCTCCGACGTCCTCGTCTCCCCGAACGGCGCGTTCGCCTGCGGCTTCCACGCCGTCTCCCCCACCGTCTTCACCTTCTCCGTCTGGTTCGCGCGCTCCGCCGTGGCCGACCGCGCCGTCGTCTGGTCAGCCGCCGCCGGCCCCACCGCGCGCCGGGTCGTGCACAGCCAGGGCTCCCGCCTCGCGCTCGACGGCCGCCGCGGCGCGCTCGTCCTCACCGACTACGACGGCGAGGTCGTCTGGAACTCCACCGCCCGCGACGGCGCCGCGCGGGCGAGGCTCCGGGACACCGGCAGCCTCGCCGTCGAGGACGCCCGGGGGGCCGTCCTGTGGCAGAGCTTCGACCACCCCACCGACACCCTGCTCCCCGCCCAGACCGTCGGCGCCAACGGCCTCGTCTCCTCCGGCAGGCTCCTCGCGCCGGGCCACTACGGCTTCCGCTTCAGCGACTACGCCATGCTCTCGCTGGTGTACGACGACGGCGGCCAGGTGTCCAGCATCTACTGGCCCAACCCCTACTTCAGCTACTGGCAGAACAGCCGCAAGATCTACAATTTCAGCCGCCAGGCCGGCTTCGATTCCTCGGGCCATTTCCTCGCCAGCGACAACGCCACCTTCGACGCCGCCGATCTCGGCGCCGCCGGAGTCACCAGGAGGCTCACGCTCGACACGGACGGCAACCTCCGGATGTACAGCCTGGACGCCCGCGGGAACACGTGGTCCGTGTCCTGGATGGCATTCCCTAACCCCTGCATCATCCACGGCGTGTGCGGCGCCAACGCGGTGTGCCTCTACACGCCCTCGCCGTCCTGCGTCTGCGCCCCCGGCCACGACCGCGCCGACCGGAGCGACTGGAGCAGAGGGTGCCGCCCGACGTTCGGAAACCCCACCGGCGTAGCCCGTGACCACGTGAAGTTCGTGGAGCTTCCGCACACCGACTTCTGGGGCTTCGACCTCAACAACAGCGAGTTCCTGTCGCTGGACGCCTGCCAGGCGCAGTGCGTCGGCGAGCCGTCCTGCGTCGTGTTCCAGTACAAGCAGGGCAAAGGGGAGTGCTACCCCAAGAGCCTCATGTTCAACGGCAGGACGTTCCCCGGCATGCCCGGCGCGGCGTACATCAAGGTGCCCGCCGATTTCGATGTGCCGGCGGCGAACGTCCACCAGTGGCAGACCGATGGCATCAGCGGCCTTGCCACCGACGAGGACATCGCCCGATGCCAAGGCGGCGCAGGCTTACCACCGGAGTTCTTGCTCAACGTCTCCAGTACAGCAAGGGCGAGCAGCAGCCAGCGCAAGtcgctatggttctacttctacggaTTCCTGTCCGCATTCTTGGTGATCGAGGTGTTTGTGATAGCCTTTGGGTGCTGGCTCTTCTCCAAGAAAGGAATACTGTCCAGGCCGTCAGAGCTCTTGGCTGTGGAGGAAGGGTACAGGATGATCACCAGCCATTTCCGGGCATACACCTACTCGGAGCTGCAGAGGGCGACCAGGAAGTTCCGCAGCCACGGCGGTTCTGGTATCGTCTACAAGGGGGTCCTGGACGACGAGAGGACGGTGGCCGTCAAGGTGCTGCAGGACGTGAGCCAGAGCGAGGAAGTGTTCCAGGCCGAGCTGAGCGCGATCGGCAGGATTTACCATATGAATTTGGTGAGGATGTGGGGATTCTGCTCAGAAGGCGTGCACCGGATCCTTGTCTACGAGTATGTCGACAACGGATCGCTAGCAAACGTGCTGTTCCAAAGTTCTGGCAAGCTCCTAGGATGGAAGCAGAGGTTTAACATTGCCCTCGGCGTGGCGAAAGGGTTGGCCTATCTTCATAACGAGTGCCTAGAGTGGATTATCCACTGCGACATGAAGCCTGAGAACATACTGCTAGACGATGAAATGGAGCCCAAGATCACCGACTTTGGGCTGGCGAAGCTGCTCAACAGAGACGGGTCTGACTCGGGCTTGTCGCGGATCCGAGGAACAAGGGGGTACATGGCGCCCGAGTGGATCTCCAGCCTCCCGGTCACCGAGAAGGTCGACGTGTATAGCTATGGTGTGGTGCTCCTGGAACTGATGAAAGGGAGGAGGGTTTCAGATTGGGTGGTGGATGGGGCACAGGGGCTGGAAACTGATGTGAGAGCTGTAGTTAAGATGATCGTCGACAGATCGAAGCTTGATGATGTAGGGTGGATTCTGGACCTGGTGGATGAACGGCTGGATGGCCAATTTAATCATGTGCAAGCTAAGATGATTGCCCAATTGGCTATCTCGTGTCTAGAGGAAGATAGAAACAAAAGGCCTGGTATGAAGAATGTAGTGCAGATGCTCATCTCTGCAGATGATGAGTCCAGAGGTCATCAGTATCCAGATATATGA